One Nisaea sediminum genomic window carries:
- a CDS encoding FecR family protein, translated as MEKQMNCSPYRSVGVFVLALFVLGAALASTPARAQDLVTWQVLEIAGDVTVADESAGIVNVSVNATVTERSVVRTGETGRIILTRGENSIVIGPNTELSIPVQDPSWGTRIVQTLGTALFKVEKKLAPHFEVVTPYLAAVVKGTSFTVNVRDGQGLVHVVEGAVQVTDGATGANVVVRPGQTARTSVGGGLQLDNAPVDNGTDSASATGQDSVTETAESQPTNAVEVATATESGSSGATAVAETDQSASGTSVAANSSALSLSNPVGLVKIDVAKATNGLVRSASAPGQQQKANGNGRGGNGFGSASAAANGAAVARAPVESARVVDRSATAQSNSRAATRVALAGNAGGNGNAGGNGNAGGNGNDNAGGNGNAGGNGNGNAGGNGNAGGNGNGNAGGNGNAGGNGNGNAGGNGNAGGNGNAGGNGNGNAGGNGNAGGNGNGNAGGNGNAGGNGNGKNS; from the coding sequence TTGGAGAAGCAGATGAACTGCAGTCCGTATCGTTCTGTTGGTGTCTTCGTCCTCGCGCTTTTCGTGCTGGGGGCCGCTTTGGCTTCCACGCCCGCACGTGCTCAGGACCTTGTCACCTGGCAGGTGCTGGAAATCGCCGGCGATGTCACAGTCGCTGATGAGTCAGCGGGCATCGTCAATGTGTCGGTCAACGCGACGGTGACCGAGCGGAGCGTGGTCCGGACAGGCGAGACTGGCCGGATCATCCTGACGCGCGGCGAAAACTCGATCGTTATCGGTCCGAATACGGAACTCAGCATCCCCGTGCAGGATCCTAGCTGGGGGACACGCATCGTCCAGACTCTGGGAACGGCGCTCTTCAAGGTGGAGAAAAAGCTCGCTCCACATTTCGAGGTCGTCACACCCTATCTCGCCGCCGTGGTCAAGGGGACGTCCTTTACGGTAAATGTGCGCGATGGTCAGGGCCTCGTCCATGTCGTCGAGGGTGCGGTCCAAGTCACGGATGGGGCGACCGGCGCCAACGTCGTGGTCCGTCCCGGACAGACGGCCCGGACCTCTGTCGGTGGCGGGCTTCAGCTCGATAACGCTCCTGTCGACAACGGTACCGATTCCGCGAGCGCGACGGGCCAGGACAGCGTGACGGAAACCGCCGAGAGTCAGCCGACCAACGCAGTGGAAGTGGCTACTGCGACTGAATCCGGTTCTTCTGGCGCTACGGCAGTCGCCGAGACGGATCAGTCCGCGTCCGGTACATCGGTGGCTGCGAATTCTTCCGCCCTGTCCCTTTCCAATCCGGTCGGTCTGGTGAAAATCGATGTTGCCAAGGCAACTAACGGTTTGGTCCGCAGCGCATCGGCTCCCGGGCAACAGCAGAAGGCCAACGGCAACGGCCGTGGCGGGAATGGTTTCGGCAGTGCGTCCGCAGCCGCGAACGGTGCGGCTGTGGCAAGAGCGCCGGTTGAGTCCGCACGCGTCGTAGATCGGTCCGCGACGGCACAATCCAACAGCCGTGCCGCGACTCGTGTTGCCCTGGCGGGCAATGCCGGTGGAAACGGCAACGCTGGCGGCAACGGCAATGCCGGTGGAAACGGCAATGACAACGCTGGCGGCAATGGCAATGCCGGTGGAAACGGCAATGGCAACGCTGGCGGCAACGGCAATGCCGGCGGAAACGGTAACGGCAACGCTGGCGGCAACGGCAATGCCGGTGGAAACGGTAACGGCAACGCTGGTGGCAATGGCAATGCCGGTGGCAATGGCAATGCCGGTGGAAACGGTAACGGCAACGCTGGCGGCAACGGCAATGCCGGTGGAAACGGTAACGGCAACGCCGGCGGTAATGGCAATGCCGGCGGCAATGGTAACGGCAAGAACAGCTAG
- a CDS encoding ShlB/FhaC/HecB family hemolysin secretion/activation protein encodes MDIFLLLPSRNYNNIFWRQQLLSVNLLLINGSSLALIPFLYFARHTDRACVLKFPKIESEILFGAAAVIALYLTVFSTPVFAQQSAPARSVTDAQIEERVPRGAERPTPPPTSPAGPLAAPEQPDKARTFLVAAVTLEGNTVFRKPELAPYYEDILARLVTAADLQAAAERITRHYQDRGYFLTQAYLPPQDLSSGIARIRIAEGYVERVDFHGDGRTDGYIQRLASAIDEFRPLKRSDLERMLLLIGDSYGRIVDNAEMAEIDPLEGRYALQLILKDKPESGVLVLDNRGTTTSGKEQLWISASTNRLFGPDTQSRIGFFTIPMQPQELRYGEFEVSRMTGDHGTTVGALISASQSDAGGIDAIDGIEGDSDRIVLKAAHPLIRSMDRSLWLNLSADARNVSEDDNDGRNFKDQLRVLRGDLYMYLADDFGGQNQIWTEVSTGLDMLGASGKGDFRSRLGADAKFLKARASLTRQQEITNEIGVRFHLAGQYADDQLLSSEEFSLGGSSIGRAYDFSELTGDHGVGGSVELQYGDSLRDDYFTWFQVYGFYDAGVVWNEGAFELPHESLSSAGFGLRLDLTDSIRLQLEYARGLTRSVDDSGGDFQRVFFELSKNF; translated from the coding sequence ATGGATATATTTCTACTCTTGCCGTCACGAAACTACAACAATATTTTCTGGCGACAACAGTTGTTGTCCGTAAATTTATTATTGATTAACGGATCTTCTTTAGCCTTGATTCCGTTCCTCTATTTCGCGCGTCATACGGATAGGGCTTGCGTGTTAAAATTTCCTAAAATCGAATCGGAAATACTATTTGGCGCAGCCGCCGTCATAGCATTGTATTTGACGGTATTCTCGACTCCGGTTTTCGCTCAGCAGTCGGCACCGGCACGCTCCGTCACAGATGCTCAAATAGAAGAACGGGTGCCGCGCGGCGCGGAAAGGCCGACGCCTCCCCCCACGTCTCCAGCCGGCCCTCTGGCGGCACCGGAACAGCCCGACAAGGCTCGGACCTTTCTCGTCGCGGCAGTGACGCTTGAAGGCAACACGGTGTTCCGGAAACCCGAGCTCGCCCCCTATTACGAAGACATACTGGCGCGCCTCGTAACCGCTGCGGACCTTCAGGCGGCCGCCGAGCGGATCACCCGTCATTATCAGGACAGGGGTTACTTCCTAACCCAGGCCTACCTTCCACCGCAGGATCTTTCCTCGGGCATCGCGCGGATCCGGATCGCAGAAGGTTATGTCGAACGTGTCGATTTTCACGGCGACGGAAGGACGGACGGCTACATCCAGCGTCTCGCGTCGGCGATCGATGAGTTCCGTCCTCTCAAGCGAAGCGATCTCGAGCGCATGCTTCTGCTGATCGGAGATTCCTACGGGCGGATCGTCGACAATGCCGAGATGGCGGAAATTGACCCGCTCGAGGGCCGCTATGCCCTGCAGCTCATCCTGAAGGACAAACCGGAGAGCGGTGTCCTCGTGCTCGACAACCGCGGGACGACGACATCGGGCAAGGAGCAGCTCTGGATATCGGCCTCCACCAATCGGCTTTTCGGCCCCGACACGCAGTCCCGGATCGGGTTCTTCACGATCCCGATGCAACCCCAGGAACTCAGGTATGGCGAGTTCGAGGTCAGCCGCATGACCGGGGATCACGGAACCACGGTCGGCGCCCTGATATCGGCCAGCCAGAGCGACGCCGGCGGCATCGACGCGATCGACGGCATCGAGGGCGACAGCGACCGTATCGTGCTGAAGGCGGCGCATCCGCTGATCCGCTCCATGGACAGGAGTCTCTGGCTCAATCTCTCGGCCGACGCGCGCAACGTCTCGGAAGACGACAATGACGGGCGCAATTTCAAAGATCAGCTGAGAGTCCTGCGCGGCGATCTCTACATGTATCTGGCGGACGATTTCGGCGGACAGAACCAGATCTGGACCGAAGTCTCGACCGGGCTCGACATGCTCGGCGCCTCGGGGAAAGGCGACTTCCGCTCCCGTCTCGGCGCCGACGCCAAGTTCCTCAAGGCCCGTGCCTCCCTTACCCGCCAGCAGGAGATCACCAACGAGATCGGGGTACGCTTCCATCTGGCCGGGCAATATGCCGACGACCAGTTGCTGTCCTCCGAGGAGTTCAGCCTTGGCGGCTCCTCGATCGGCCGGGCCTACGACTTCAGCGAACTCACCGGCGACCACGGTGTCGGCGGGAGCGTGGAGCTGCAATATGGCGACAGCCTGCGCGACGATTACTTCACCTGGTTCCAGGTCTACGGTTTCTATGACGCCGGCGTGGTCTGGAACGAGGGTGCGTTCGAACTGCCGCACGAGAGCCTCTCCTCCGCCGGCTTCGGGCTTCGTCTCGACCTGACCGACAGCATCAGGCTCCAGCTCGAATATGCCCGCGGCCTGACCCGATCCGTCGACGATAGCGGCGGCGATTTCCAGCGTGTCTTCTTCGAACTCAGCAAGAATTTCTGA
- a CDS encoding aspartate aminotransferase family protein, whose translation MGGTPSLQDWRDRAAKVLPAAGFGNFDPSVIIARGKGARVWDADGNEYVDYLIGSGPMMLGHGHPEVVEAVQEQVAHGFTFFANNAHGIELAEEIADAMACAGQVRFVSTGSEADMYAMRLARAHTGREKILKFEGGYHGMSGEALMSLAPTKRVNFPQAVPDSAGIPEAVREAMLIAPFNDPDFVRGLLDEHGDEIAGVIVEPLQRLIPPEPGFLAMLREETAKRGIVLIFDEVVTGFRLAYGGGQEKYGVTPDLCTLGKVIGGGFPLAAIAGREEIMRHFDKAKAGDGFTFQIGTLSGNPVASVAGLKTMEVLKRPGAYEQLRASGRRVMDAITRELGAAGIAHQVVGDPVLFDVVFTGRPVKNYRDTTDGNAEQARIFNATLRAHGILKPDSKFYISLALTDADLTQTEEAIAAAARAFV comes from the coding sequence ATGGGCGGCACTCCAAGCCTTCAGGACTGGCGCGACCGGGCGGCAAAGGTGCTTCCGGCGGCCGGGTTCGGCAATTTCGATCCGAGCGTCATCATCGCCCGCGGCAAGGGCGCCCGGGTCTGGGACGCCGACGGGAATGAATATGTCGACTACCTGATCGGCTCCGGCCCGATGATGCTCGGCCACGGCCATCCGGAAGTCGTGGAAGCGGTACAGGAACAGGTGGCGCACGGCTTCACCTTCTTCGCCAACAACGCCCACGGCATCGAGCTCGCGGAGGAGATCGCCGACGCCATGGCCTGCGCCGGGCAGGTGCGGTTCGTCTCCACCGGCAGCGAGGCGGACATGTATGCGATGCGCCTCGCCCGCGCCCATACCGGCCGCGAGAAGATCCTGAAATTCGAGGGCGGCTATCACGGCATGTCCGGCGAGGCGCTGATGAGCCTCGCGCCGACCAAGCGGGTGAACTTCCCGCAGGCGGTGCCGGACAGCGCCGGCATCCCGGAGGCGGTGCGCGAGGCGATGCTGATCGCCCCCTTCAACGATCCCGATTTCGTCCGCGGCCTGCTGGACGAGCACGGCGACGAGATCGCCGGCGTCATCGTCGAGCCGCTGCAGCGCCTGATCCCGCCGGAGCCGGGCTTCCTTGCCATGCTGCGCGAGGAGACGGCGAAGCGCGGCATCGTGCTGATCTTCGACGAGGTGGTGACCGGTTTCCGTCTCGCCTATGGCGGCGGGCAGGAGAAATATGGCGTCACGCCCGACCTCTGCACCCTCGGCAAGGTGATCGGCGGCGGCTTCCCGCTCGCCGCGATCGCCGGCCGCGAGGAGATCATGCGCCATTTCGACAAGGCGAAGGCCGGCGACGGCTTCACCTTCCAGATCGGCACCCTCAGCGGCAATCCGGTGGCGAGCGTTGCGGGTCTGAAGACAATGGAGGTGCTGAAGCGCCCGGGCGCCTATGAGCAGCTCCGTGCCAGCGGCCGGCGCGTCATGGACGCGATCACCCGCGAGCTCGGCGCTGCGGGCATCGCGCATCAGGTGGTCGGCGATCCGGTGCTGTTCGACGTCGTCTTCACCGGTAGGCCGGTGAAGAACTACCGCGACACGACGGACGGCAACGCCGAACAGGCGAGGATCTTCAATGCCACTCTCCGGGCGCACGGCATCCTTAAGCCCGACAGCAAGTTCTACATATCGCTCGCCCTGACCGACGCGGATCTGACCCAGACCGAAGAGGCCATCGCGGCCGCGGCGAGGGCCTTTGTCTGA
- a CDS encoding c-type cytochrome, with the protein MRVALIIGLGGLLLAGAGPASADDPAAGRKIANMCRTCHGLDGYAKIPIAPHIGGEPKAYLEAQLMAFKTGARQHEMMSVVAGGLSAQQIADVASWYAAHEVTATLPAGTDPAKAPQACVSCHGADGIALFKDAPNLAGETNIYIDTQLKAFKRGKRTHEIMSVIAAEMSDDEIRDVADWYAAVKLTVKPVK; encoded by the coding sequence GTGAGGGTAGCCCTTATCATCGGTCTCGGCGGGCTGCTGCTCGCCGGGGCCGGTCCCGCGAGTGCCGACGATCCGGCGGCGGGGCGCAAGATCGCCAATATGTGCCGCACCTGCCACGGGCTCGACGGCTACGCGAAGATCCCCATCGCGCCGCATATCGGCGGCGAGCCGAAGGCCTATCTCGAGGCCCAGCTCATGGCCTTCAAGACCGGGGCGCGGCAGCACGAGATGATGTCCGTGGTGGCGGGCGGGCTCTCCGCCCAGCAGATCGCCGACGTGGCGAGCTGGTACGCGGCGCACGAGGTGACGGCGACCCTCCCGGCAGGCACCGATCCCGCCAAGGCGCCGCAGGCCTGTGTCTCCTGTCACGGGGCCGACGGCATCGCGCTGTTCAAGGACGCGCCGAACCTCGCCGGCGAGACCAATATCTATATCGACACCCAGTTGAAGGCCTTCAAACGCGGCAAGCGGACCCACGAGATCATGAGCGTGATCGCCGCCGAGATGTCGGATGACGAAATTCGCGACGTGGCGGACTGGTATGCCGCGGTCAAGCTGACGGTGAAGCCGGTAAAGTAA
- a CDS encoding PQQ-dependent sugar dehydrogenase, whose translation MKRIIAAILASSVISGGALAQSGQVPDNLEKLSSFRTTGVTEFTFIEQGGDYAAGIKKTLERIKLPDGFKIELYAVVPDARHMAVGPQGIVTFVGTRKDKVWSVTDRNKDRVADEVKDFAPSLRFAIPNGPCFSKDGFLYIAEQNRVLLFPAAEFFYESPDVAAFNLIKQGDLIPPEEESFNHTARVCRIGPDGKIYISLGQPFNVAPADKLELYRKWGIGGMIRLNLDGSGREVYTYGIRNSVGHDFHPATGELWFTDNQVDGMGDDIPPGELNRQTAAGQNFGHPWYGGGDTRTNEYKDETPPADTVMPAVATVAHAADLGMTFYTGRMFPEKYRNAIFSAQHGSWNRTTPVGARVMVTFIDGDGKATMEPFAEGWLDGETGEYLGRPVDVAQLPDGSILVSDDLAGALYRISYAK comes from the coding sequence ATGAAGCGGATCATCGCAGCGATACTGGCGTCTTCTGTCATTTCGGGCGGGGCGCTCGCGCAATCGGGGCAGGTGCCGGACAATCTGGAAAAGCTCTCCAGCTTCAGGACCACCGGCGTCACCGAGTTCACCTTCATCGAGCAGGGCGGCGACTATGCCGCCGGGATCAAGAAGACCCTCGAGCGGATCAAGCTGCCCGACGGATTCAAGATCGAGCTCTATGCCGTGGTTCCGGACGCGCGGCACATGGCGGTCGGCCCGCAGGGCATCGTCACCTTCGTCGGCACCCGCAAGGACAAGGTCTGGTCGGTCACGGATCGCAACAAGGACCGGGTCGCGGACGAGGTGAAGGATTTCGCTCCGTCTCTGCGTTTCGCCATTCCGAACGGTCCGTGCTTCTCGAAGGACGGCTTCCTCTATATCGCCGAGCAGAACCGGGTGCTGCTGTTCCCCGCCGCGGAGTTCTTCTACGAAAGCCCGGATGTTGCGGCCTTCAATCTGATCAAGCAAGGCGACCTGATCCCGCCGGAGGAGGAGAGCTTCAACCACACGGCGCGGGTCTGCAGGATCGGGCCGGACGGCAAGATCTACATCTCGCTCGGCCAGCCCTTCAACGTCGCCCCGGCCGACAAGCTCGAGCTTTATAGGAAGTGGGGCATCGGCGGGATGATTCGCCTCAATCTCGATGGTTCCGGGCGCGAGGTCTATACCTACGGCATCCGCAACTCGGTCGGGCACGATTTCCATCCGGCCACCGGCGAGCTCTGGTTCACCGACAACCAGGTCGACGGCATGGGCGACGACATTCCGCCGGGCGAGCTGAATCGCCAGACCGCTGCCGGACAGAATTTCGGACATCCCTGGTATGGCGGCGGGGATACCCGCACCAACGAATACAAGGACGAGACCCCGCCCGCTGACACCGTCATGCCGGCGGTGGCGACCGTGGCGCATGCGGCCGATCTCGGCATGACCTTCTATACGGGCCGGATGTTCCCGGAGAAGTACAGGAACGCGATCTTCTCGGCCCAGCACGGCTCCTGGAACCGCACAACGCCGGTCGGGGCGCGGGTCATGGTCACCTTCATCGACGGTGACGGCAAGGCGACGATGGAGCCCTTCGCCGAAGGCTGGCTCGACGGGGAGACGGGCGAATATCTCGGGCGCCCGGTCGATGTCGCACAGCTGCCCGATGGCTCGATCCTGGTCTCCGACGACCTCGCGGGCGCGCTCTACCGGATCAGCTACGCGAAGTGA
- a CDS encoding MFS transporter yields MDQDSSRPNFYLSNARWLAAGLLCTLGSSFGQTFFISLFADQLMELHGLTAGTWGSLYAGATLTSAALLIKGGQFADTMRLRTLAMAVVGAFALVCAGMALHDSIVMLFLMVLGLRFFGQGMISHVGMTATARWFQARRGRAIAITSLGYGIGEAVLPATAVLAIALVGWRGAWWLAAATVLLVFGGALWVLFARDRMPQGGETSGPTPGALGRHWTRPEALRHWSYWALFPGILTPAFIGTVVFFHQAHVSGEKGWSLAEMAAGYPAYAFSAIAAVFIAGRIIDRFGALALLPIFLLPIGLGIVLLQVSDRVWIWGVVLGCIGFGSGFSSALNGAVWAEIYGTRNLGAIRALAVSAMVFSTAIGPAITGLLIDRGIVLETQGIVMMLWCVGLSAIYVPVAARLRGLIAAPA; encoded by the coding sequence ATGGATCAGGATTCTTCCCGCCCGAACTTCTATCTCTCGAATGCGCGCTGGCTTGCCGCCGGGCTGCTCTGCACCCTCGGCTCCTCCTTCGGCCAGACCTTCTTCATCTCGCTCTTCGCCGACCAGCTCATGGAGCTGCACGGACTGACCGCCGGGACATGGGGCAGTCTCTATGCCGGCGCGACGCTGACCTCGGCGGCCTTGCTGATCAAGGGCGGGCAGTTCGCAGACACGATGCGGCTGCGCACCCTGGCGATGGCAGTCGTAGGCGCCTTCGCGCTGGTCTGCGCCGGCATGGCGCTGCACGACTCGATTGTGATGCTGTTCCTCATGGTGCTGGGGCTGCGCTTCTTCGGGCAGGGCATGATCAGCCATGTCGGGATGACGGCGACGGCGCGCTGGTTCCAGGCCCGGCGCGGCCGGGCAATTGCCATCACGTCGCTCGGCTACGGGATCGGCGAGGCCGTGCTGCCCGCGACCGCCGTGCTTGCGATCGCGCTGGTCGGCTGGCGCGGCGCCTGGTGGCTCGCGGCGGCCACGGTTCTTCTCGTTTTCGGCGGCGCTCTCTGGGTCCTTTTCGCGCGCGACCGCATGCCCCAGGGCGGCGAGACGAGCGGGCCGACGCCGGGCGCGCTCGGGCGGCACTGGACCCGTCCGGAAGCGCTCCGGCACTGGTCCTACTGGGCGCTTTTCCCGGGCATCCTCACGCCCGCCTTCATCGGCACCGTGGTCTTCTTCCATCAGGCCCATGTCTCCGGCGAGAAGGGCTGGAGCCTGGCGGAGATGGCGGCGGGCTATCCGGCCTATGCGTTTTCAGCCATCGCGGCCGTCTTCATCGCCGGGCGGATCATCGACAGGTTCGGCGCGCTCGCCCTGCTGCCGATTTTCCTGCTGCCCATCGGGCTTGGCATCGTGCTGCTGCAGGTGAGTGACCGGGTCTGGATCTGGGGCGTCGTCCTCGGCTGCATCGGCTTCGGCTCCGGGTTCTCGAGCGCCCTCAACGGCGCGGTCTGGGCGGAGATCTACGGCACGCGCAATCTCGGCGCGATCCGGGCGCTCGCGGTTTCGGCCATGGTGTTCTCCACCGCCATCGGTCCGGCCATCACCGGGCTCCTGATCGACCGGGGCATCGTGCTTGAGACGCAGGGCATCGTGATGATGCTCTGGTGTGTCGGGCTATCGGCGATCTACGTGCCTGTGGCGGCAAGGCTTCGGGGGCTGATCGCCGCACCGGCCTGA
- a CDS encoding amidohydrolase translates to MSDLTLLERQMTEWRRDFHRNPEFGFEERRTAGIVAGVLRDLGLEVAEGVGGTGVVGSLRRGNSNRAIALRADMDALRITEATGLEWSSSAPGTMHACGHDGHTAMLLGAARLLVDEGGFDGTVHFIFQPAEEWGRGALAMLGDGLVSRFPFDEIYGLHNMPGLPVGHVETRPGPFMSAEDNFEIVLKGKGGHASRPQGGREVMVPACALVMELQTIVSRRISPADIAVVSVTELTTDGTRNALPSLARILGDARSFRPEVSVRIEEEMRRISAGIATLHAVEAEVTYTREFVSLINDAELSAAALDAARPVSVRAGEAAEPVTGSEDFARYLDHAPGCFLFIGNGEDCAPLHHPSYDFNDAALLHGAQVHAAIARARLGQR, encoded by the coding sequence ATGTCAGACCTGACCCTCCTTGAACGGCAGATGACCGAGTGGCGCCGCGACTTTCACCGCAATCCGGAATTCGGCTTCGAGGAGCGGCGGACCGCCGGCATCGTCGCGGGGGTCCTGCGCGATCTTGGGCTCGAGGTCGCCGAAGGCGTCGGCGGGACCGGTGTCGTCGGATCACTGCGGCGCGGCAATTCCAATCGTGCCATCGCCCTCAGGGCCGATATGGATGCGCTGAGGATCACCGAGGCGACGGGGCTCGAATGGAGCTCCTCTGCGCCGGGCACGATGCATGCCTGCGGCCATGACGGTCATACCGCGATGCTGCTCGGTGCCGCCCGTCTGCTGGTCGATGAAGGCGGGTTCGACGGGACGGTTCATTTCATCTTCCAGCCGGCGGAGGAATGGGGTCGGGGAGCGCTCGCGATGCTCGGGGACGGGCTGGTGAGCCGCTTTCCGTTCGACGAGATCTACGGCCTCCACAATATGCCGGGCCTGCCGGTCGGACATGTCGAAACCCGCCCGGGCCCGTTCATGTCCGCGGAGGACAATTTCGAGATCGTCCTGAAAGGCAAGGGCGGGCACGCTTCCCGGCCGCAAGGGGGGCGGGAGGTGATGGTCCCGGCCTGCGCGCTTGTGATGGAACTGCAGACCATCGTCTCCCGGCGGATCAGCCCGGCCGATATCGCCGTCGTCTCCGTGACCGAGCTGACGACCGACGGGACCCGGAATGCCCTGCCGAGCTTGGCAAGGATCCTTGGAGACGCGCGCAGTTTCCGGCCCGAGGTCTCCGTCCGCATCGAGGAGGAGATGCGCCGCATCTCCGCCGGGATCGCAACGCTGCATGCGGTCGAGGCGGAGGTCACCTATACGCGCGAATTCGTTTCCCTGATCAATGACGCGGAGCTCTCGGCGGCCGCGCTCGACGCCGCCCGCCCGGTTTCGGTTCGGGCCGGGGAAGCGGCCGAGCCGGTCACCGGATCGGAGGATTTCGCCCGCTACCTCGATCATGCGCCGGGCTGCTTCCTCTTCATCGGCAACGGCGAGGATTGCGCCCCGCTGCATCATCCCTCCTACGATTTCAACGATGCCGCGCTGCTGCATGGCGCCCAGGTGCATGCCGCGATCGCCCGCGCCCGTCTCGGGCAGCGCTGA
- a CDS encoding flavin-containing monooxygenase: MPVEKIDTLVIGAGQAGIAMSEHLGKAGIPHIVLERNRIAEAWRTGRWDSLVANGPAWHDRFPGMEFRDADPDSFIPKEKVADYFADYAEMIAAPVRSGVEVTSVIRNEGRPGFHVETSEGSIDADNVVVATGPFQIPVIPPVVPEDAGITQLHSSAYRNPDQLGDGGVLVVGAGSSGVQIADELNRSGRKIHLSVGAHHRPPRAYRGRDYCWWLGVLGLWDIATPKPGTEHIAIAVSGARGGETVDFRNLANQGITLVGLTEGCENGVMRFAGDLARNIAEGDENYLSVLRQADSFAARNGLDLPEEPEAHVIGPDPDCVANPIRNLDLKAAGIETILWATGFRTDYGWLKVDAFDAEGRPRHQRGVSSEPGIYFLGLPWLSRRGSSFIWGVWHDAMHIADQIAIQRSYLDYDAAVRARGAAE, from the coding sequence ATGCCCGTTGAGAAAATCGACACGCTCGTCATCGGCGCAGGCCAGGCCGGAATCGCGATGAGCGAGCATCTCGGCAAGGCCGGCATTCCGCATATCGTCCTGGAGCGCAACCGGATCGCCGAGGCCTGGCGGACCGGGCGCTGGGATTCGCTGGTCGCCAATGGCCCCGCCTGGCACGACCGCTTCCCCGGCATGGAGTTCAGGGACGCCGATCCCGACAGTTTCATCCCGAAAGAGAAGGTCGCGGATTATTTCGCCGATTATGCGGAGATGATCGCGGCCCCGGTGCGCTCTGGCGTCGAGGTGACCTCCGTTATTCGCAACGAGGGCCGACCCGGCTTTCATGTCGAGACCTCGGAAGGCTCGATCGATGCCGACAACGTCGTCGTCGCCACCGGTCCGTTCCAGATCCCGGTGATCCCGCCGGTCGTCCCCGAAGATGCCGGGATCACCCAGCTCCATTCCAGTGCCTACCGCAACCCGGACCAGCTCGGCGATGGCGGCGTGCTCGTGGTCGGTGCCGGGTCGTCCGGCGTGCAGATCGCGGACGAACTGAACCGTTCCGGCAGAAAGATCCATCTCTCCGTCGGCGCGCATCACCGCCCGCCGCGGGCCTATCGGGGACGGGACTATTGCTGGTGGCTCGGCGTGCTCGGACTCTGGGACATCGCAACGCCGAAACCTGGGACCGAACATATCGCGATCGCCGTCAGCGGCGCGCGCGGCGGCGAGACGGTCGACTTCCGCAATCTGGCAAACCAGGGCATCACCCTCGTCGGCCTGACCGAAGGCTGCGAGAACGGCGTCATGCGTTTCGCCGGCGATCTCGCGCGCAATATCGCCGAAGGCGACGAGAACTATCTCTCCGTCCTGCGCCAGGCCGACTCTTTCGCCGCCCGGAACGGGCTCGACCTGCCGGAGGAGCCGGAAGCCCATGTCATCGGACCGGACCCCGACTGCGTCGCCAATCCGATCCGAAACCTCGACCTGAAGGCGGCCGGGATCGAAACCATCCTCTGGGCCACCGGCTTCCGAACGGATTACGGCTGGCTCAAGGTCGATGCCTTCGACGCGGAGGGCCGGCCCCGGCACCAGCGCGGCGTCTCGAGCGAGCCCGGGATCTATTTCCTCGGCCTGCCCTGGCTCTCGCGCCGGGGATCGAGCTTCATCTGGGGTGTCTGGCACGATGCCATGCACATCGCCGACCAGATCGCGATCCAGCGCAGCTATCTCGATTACGACGCCGCCGTCCGCGCGCGTGGCGCGGCCGAATAA
- a CDS encoding RidA family protein, with product MAHKRLRTFNTKDTYPEQQLDNDLAQAVITRGGRTVWLRGQCPQELDTARNIESHDPAEQTHKVMQNIRQLLEEAGGSMEHLVKLVVYITDIRHREAVYRTMGAYIKGVHPVCTGLVVQALARPEWLVEIDGTAVIPD from the coding sequence ATGGCTCATAAGCGTCTCAGGACTTTCAATACGAAGGATACCTACCCGGAACAGCAGCTCGACAACGACCTCGCCCAAGCGGTGATCACCCGCGGCGGACGCACGGTCTGGCTGCGCGGCCAGTGCCCGCAGGAACTCGACACGGCGAGGAACATCGAGAGTCACGATCCCGCCGAACAGACCCACAAGGTGATGCAGAACATCCGGCAGTTGCTGGAGGAGGCCGGCGGCTCAATGGAGCACCTGGTGAAGCTCGTCGTCTATATCACCGACATCCGTCACCGCGAGGCCGTCTACCGGACCATGGGCGCGTACATCAAGGGCGTGCATCCGGTCTGCACCGGTCTCGTGGTGCAGGCGCTGGCCCGGCCGGAATGGCTGGTGGAAATCGACGGAACCGCTGTCATCCCCGACTGA